A genomic region of Catalinimonas niigatensis contains the following coding sequences:
- a CDS encoding dihydrofolate reductase family protein, with protein MATKIVAIALHESQFYWHNLYLINMMTMRNIIVQEFISLDGIIQAPGGPEEDRSNNFKYGGWIAPYFYEADEEANEFMQKNMHATDLLLGKKTYELFAAYWPEHADRWPGINDVTKYVVSDSPPELTWANSELITGDVVARIKALKVGEGSILKVIGSGHFAQTLFKHDLVDELRLMIFPLTLGTGKRLFGEGVNPAAFTLTENLVTSNGVIFANYKRAGEVKTGTVGA; from the coding sequence TTGGCCACTAAGATTGTCGCAATCGCACTGCATGAGAGCCAATTTTATTGGCATAATTTGTATCTAATTAACATGATGACGATGAGAAATATAATTGTCCAGGAATTTATTTCATTAGATGGAATAATTCAGGCACCGGGTGGACCTGAGGAAGATAGGTCAAACAATTTTAAGTATGGTGGCTGGATTGCACCGTATTTTTACGAAGCTGACGAAGAAGCGAATGAGTTCATGCAAAAAAATATGCATGCTACTGATCTTCTTTTGGGCAAAAAAACATATGAACTGTTTGCTGCTTACTGGCCCGAACATGCAGATAGGTGGCCAGGTATCAACGATGTCACAAAATACGTTGTCTCTGATAGTCCACCGGAACTTACCTGGGCAAATTCTGAGCTGATTACCGGTGATGTTGTAGCACGCATCAAAGCACTTAAAGTGGGAGAAGGATCGATTTTAAAAGTGATTGGCAGTGGTCATTTCGCCCAGACATTGTTTAAACATGATCTGGTGGATGAATTACGGCTCATGATTTTCCCGCTTACACTCGGCACAGGTAAGCGTCTGTTTGGGGAAGGCGTTAATCCTGCTGCATTCACACTAACGGAAAATTTGGTTACCTCAAATGGTGTGATTTTCGCCAACTATAAGCGAGCAGGAGAAGTGAAGACAGGGACTGTTGGAGCTTAA
- a CDS encoding alpha/beta fold hydrolase, which produces MKWFFLLTIIIPTMNSYSQQLKRADTIELNGLQTYYEVYGKGNPLFLLHGFTQSSISWSQFIPEYSNDYEIYLVDLMGHGKSSAFVEDVSVKSAARNLLDLIGYLGLDSINAIGYSYGGEILFQLALINPDLIKSMIIIGSCGTWHAKDFPEFVEYLSYKNVDNLPWMREQQISDERIKNILNQFPNYAVQLSEAELKSIKTRTLLVAGDHDYATPLECVIKAKTNMPNAFLWIVPNTEHRVHLDKNKDLFLKISKDFLNNNHW; this is translated from the coding sequence ATGAAATGGTTCTTTTTGCTAACGATAATAATTCCGACCATGAATAGTTATTCACAACAGCTTAAACGAGCGGATACCATAGAATTGAACGGCCTACAAACTTATTATGAAGTTTATGGTAAGGGTAATCCTCTGTTTCTTTTACATGGCTTCACTCAGTCATCCATATCTTGGAGTCAATTTATCCCTGAATATAGCAACGATTATGAGATCTACTTGGTAGACTTGATGGGACATGGCAAATCAAGTGCTTTTGTGGAAGACGTATCGGTCAAGTCAGCAGCCCGGAATCTACTGGACTTAATCGGGTATTTAGGTTTGGATAGTATTAATGCTATTGGTTATAGCTATGGAGGAGAAATCCTTTTCCAACTGGCATTAATCAACCCGGATTTGATTAAATCCATGATTATAATCGGTTCTTGCGGAACATGGCATGCTAAAGACTTTCCTGAATTTGTAGAATATTTATCATATAAAAATGTAGATAATCTGCCTTGGATGCGTGAGCAACAAATTAGTGACGAAAGAATAAAAAACATTCTCAACCAGTTTCCAAACTACGCTGTTCAATTGAGCGAAGCTGAATTAAAAAGCATTAAAACTCGGACTCTTCTAGTGGCGGGCGATCATGATTACGCTACTCCATTGGAATGTGTCATTAAGGCAAAAACAAATATGCCAAATGCATTTCTATGGATTGTGCCAAATACAGAACATCGAGTCCATCTGGATAAAAATAAAGATCTATTTCTAAAGATTTCAAAAGATTTCTTAAATAACAATCATTGGTAA
- a CDS encoding PhzF family phenazine biosynthesis protein, producing the protein MQSHFSLIEVFDDPSQGFKGNTSTVVWLEKEPDAASMQAIAADFNQPATTFLWSEDKSSASEFRVRWFAPDAEIGLCGHGSLAAIVYLSIQRSVKGTITLYFPEGQLQGEMQEGGKCSIILDAIPVLSEDKIPEVLEAGLGIPVKAYYATTNKHIVVVESEESLKNMKPNFAKLRESAAFGYAVTAPGDEVDFVSRTLVPHVQQLEDPATGSSHAALAPFWGKKLEKKRMVGHQLSKRGGKFACELVEGDRVILSGQFNILAEGKLKQE; encoded by the coding sequence ATGCAAAGCCATTTTTCTCTGATAGAAGTTTTTGATGATCCCTCGCAAGGATTTAAAGGGAATACCTCTACAGTTGTGTGGCTGGAAAAAGAACCGGATGCAGCCAGTATGCAGGCCATAGCAGCGGATTTTAACCAGCCTGCCACCACTTTCCTGTGGTCGGAAGATAAAAGTTCTGCTTCTGAATTTAGAGTTCGCTGGTTTGCTCCTGATGCCGAGATTGGCCTCTGTGGGCATGGGTCTTTGGCGGCTATCGTATACCTGAGCATACAGCGCTCGGTCAAAGGAACGATCACTCTCTACTTTCCTGAAGGGCAGCTACAGGGAGAGATGCAGGAAGGCGGTAAATGCTCCATCATCCTGGATGCCATCCCGGTACTATCGGAAGATAAGATTCCTGAAGTGCTGGAAGCCGGTCTGGGGATTCCTGTCAAAGCATATTATGCTACTACCAACAAGCATATTGTAGTGGTAGAGAGCGAAGAATCGCTAAAAAATATGAAGCCCAACTTTGCCAAGCTGAGGGAGTCAGCGGCTTTCGGTTATGCCGTGACCGCTCCGGGAGATGAGGTGGATTTTGTCAGTCGTACGCTGGTGCCCCATGTACAGCAGTTGGAAGACCCGGCTACCGGTTCCTCTCATGCGGCCCTGGCACCCTTCTGGGGTAAGAAACTGGAGAAGAAGCGTATGGTTGGGCACCAACTCAGCAAACGGGGCGGTAAGTTTGCGTGTGAACTGGTGGAAGGTGATAGAGTCATCCTCAGCGGACAGTTCAACATCCTGGCGGAAGGGAAGCTGAAGCAGGAGTGA
- a CDS encoding ester cyclase: protein MDNSILIQNFIDQIWNTRAFEKLESFLHSDFKDHSLPPMLPTDKEGTKKWIINTGISFEHNTVIEDQVTEKDKSIVKIKMNLKHIGIWRDIEPTGINLHTIGYRYFKLKGGKIIEHWALIDGQAIENQLKDASHACKIAE, encoded by the coding sequence ATGGATAATTCAATTTTAATACAAAACTTTATTGACCAAATCTGGAATACCAGAGCATTTGAAAAATTAGAAAGTTTTTTACACTCCGACTTCAAGGATCACTCTTTACCGCCCATGCTTCCCACTGATAAAGAAGGAACAAAAAAATGGATTATCAATACAGGGATTTCATTTGAACATAACACTGTCATTGAAGATCAAGTAACAGAAAAGGACAAAAGCATTGTGAAAATAAAAATGAATTTGAAGCATATCGGTATCTGGCGAGATATTGAACCGACAGGAATAAACCTGCACACCATAGGTTACAGGTACTTCAAACTTAAGGGTGGAAAAATTATTGAACATTGGGCACTAATTGATGGACAAGCCATAGAGAATCAGCTCAAAGACGCATCGCATGCTTGTAAAATTGCTGAGTAA
- a CDS encoding vanadium-dependent haloperoxidase produces the protein MRGSVSFLLLWMSTMIFGCTQKQEDLPEFRNEDIRRLMAKVTEVMVHDVTNPPLAARFFAYISLSGYEVMAQHDSTLQSMAGVLNEFPVIAKPEVEDHSHSLTALLAMMQTARKIQPSGSMIQLYEQQFLDSCRQLGYSEDIIAHSQNYAQEISKQIMAYVKSDHYSTISNYPKYTPLEGKGNWYPTPPAYFAAVEPHFNTVRPLTLDSASQFKPAPPIAFNEDKDSPYFRMLMEVYEEKNTLPLEHRRIASFWDCNPFAMENNGHLMVGLKKISPGAHWMGITSIACEKAQKNFAESVKMHTVVAIGLMDAFISCWDEKYRSNRIRPETAIRKYIDPTWVPLLQTPPFPEYTSGHSTISGASAYILTHYLGDNFSYTDDVEVSYGIPARDFTSFMSAAKEAAVSRLYGGIHYRDANENGTAQGLKIGEWVINTIEKQSSQNLAKAK, from the coding sequence ATGAGAGGAAGCGTAAGTTTTTTATTGCTCTGGATGAGTACAATGATTTTTGGCTGTACGCAAAAGCAGGAAGACCTGCCGGAATTCCGCAATGAAGACATCCGCCGACTGATGGCCAAAGTCACCGAAGTAATGGTGCATGATGTGACCAATCCGCCCTTGGCAGCCCGTTTCTTCGCCTACATCAGCCTATCGGGTTATGAGGTGATGGCTCAGCATGACAGTACCCTCCAAAGCATGGCCGGTGTACTGAATGAGTTTCCGGTAATTGCCAAACCTGAAGTAGAAGATCATTCTCATTCACTCACTGCCTTATTGGCTATGATGCAGACGGCACGGAAAATCCAGCCTTCCGGCAGTATGATTCAATTGTATGAACAGCAGTTTTTGGATTCTTGTAGACAATTGGGGTATTCAGAAGATATCATAGCCCATTCGCAAAACTATGCGCAAGAGATTAGCAAACAGATTATGGCATATGTGAAAAGCGACCATTACAGTACTATCAGCAATTACCCCAAATATACCCCACTGGAAGGGAAAGGGAACTGGTACCCCACGCCTCCGGCTTATTTTGCAGCGGTAGAGCCGCATTTCAATACGGTGAGGCCATTGACCTTAGATTCTGCCAGTCAGTTCAAGCCTGCTCCTCCTATAGCATTCAATGAGGATAAAGACTCACCCTACTTCCGGATGCTGATGGAAGTGTACGAAGAAAAAAATACCCTGCCACTGGAGCACAGAAGAATTGCTTCTTTCTGGGATTGTAACCCATTTGCCATGGAAAATAACGGACACCTGATGGTGGGGCTGAAGAAAATCTCTCCGGGTGCGCATTGGATGGGCATCACCAGTATTGCCTGCGAAAAAGCACAAAAAAACTTTGCTGAGTCTGTCAAAATGCATACTGTCGTAGCCATAGGTTTGATGGATGCTTTCATTTCCTGTTGGGATGAGAAATACCGAAGCAACCGCATCCGGCCGGAAACAGCCATCAGAAAGTATATTGATCCTACCTGGGTGCCGTTGTTGCAGACGCCACCTTTTCCTGAATATACCAGCGGACACTCTACCATTTCGGGAGCTTCCGCCTATATTCTGACGCATTATCTGGGAGACAATTTCAGCTATACCGATGATGTTGAAGTAAGCTATGGCATTCCTGCCCGGGATTTTACCTCGTTTATGTCAGCGGCTAAGGAAGCGGCAGTATCCCGTTTGTACGGAGGGATTCACTACCGTGATGCCAATGAAAATGGTACGGCACAGGGTTTAAAAATCGGGGAGTGGGTGATCAATACCATTGAGAAGCAAAGCAGCCAGAATCTGGCAAAGGCAAAATAA
- a CDS encoding glycoside hydrolase family 43 protein, whose product MIRQVVAFGSLLLFSIALLTTQCTSPTQEEGVYLFSYFMGNGEDGLHLAWSEDGLNWQALNNGQSYLQPQVGENKLMRDPCITQTPDGTFHMVWTTSWTGQTIGYAHSDDLVNWSEQKAIPVMAYEDSVRNCWAPEINYIPESEQFILYWSSTVTDQFLETANSTEDSTQRNHRIYYTLTSDFEDFSPTEVLYDPGFNAIDASIYPLDDRYLMFIKDETELPEAQKNISIAYADKITGPYEIAGEPITGDYWAEGPTAIQIGGKWHVYFDKYRKGEFGLLVSDDLQSWEEQSEPLNMPEGIRHGTVFRVSRSLLQRLQGQARE is encoded by the coding sequence ATGATCAGGCAAGTCGTTGCTTTTGGCTCTCTTCTCCTTTTTTCCATTGCTTTATTGACTACTCAATGTACCAGCCCAACGCAAGAAGAAGGTGTGTATCTCTTCTCTTATTTTATGGGTAATGGAGAAGATGGCTTGCACCTGGCCTGGAGTGAAGATGGACTCAACTGGCAGGCATTGAACAATGGACAATCTTACCTTCAGCCGCAGGTAGGAGAAAACAAACTGATGCGCGATCCCTGCATTACGCAAACACCCGATGGTACATTCCATATGGTCTGGACAACTTCCTGGACGGGTCAAACGATTGGTTATGCGCATTCTGATGATCTCGTCAACTGGTCAGAACAGAAGGCGATTCCAGTGATGGCCTATGAGGATAGTGTACGCAACTGCTGGGCACCGGAGATCAATTATATCCCCGAATCAGAGCAATTTATCCTCTACTGGTCGTCTACCGTCACCGATCAGTTTCTGGAAACGGCCAACAGTACCGAAGACAGCACCCAAAGAAACCATCGCATCTACTACACATTGACTTCAGACTTTGAAGATTTTAGTCCTACCGAAGTTTTGTATGATCCCGGCTTCAATGCGATCGACGCCAGCATTTATCCGCTTGACGATCGTTACCTGATGTTCATCAAAGATGAAACCGAGCTGCCGGAAGCCCAGAAGAACATCAGCATTGCCTATGCCGACAAGATCACGGGCCCTTATGAGATAGCAGGTGAGCCTATCACCGGCGACTACTGGGCGGAAGGCCCTACAGCCATACAGATTGGTGGCAAATGGCATGTGTATTTTGACAAATACCGCAAAGGAGAATTTGGCTTGCTGGTATCTGATGATCTGCAAAGCTGGGAGGAGCAGTCGGAGCCACTCAACATGCCGGAGGGTATCCGACATGGTACGGTCTTTAGGGTTTCACGTTCTTTATTACAAAGACTGCAAGGGCAGGCCAGGGAATAA
- a CDS encoding aldo/keto reductase: protein MENLKFKNGDTMPAIGLGTWKSAPGDVYNAVLTAIRSGYRHIDCAAIYGNEAEVGEALKKAFSDGLVKREELWVTSKLWNSKHREEQVIPALEQTLKDLQLEYVNLYLMHWPVALKEEVGIGFPEGPDQLLSLEEIPLAETWIGLEKTQQKGMAKHIGVSNFSIKKLEDLIQHGTSRPEMNQVEMHPYLQQNELVAFCKEEGIHITAYSPLGSGDRPARSKAADAPVLMEDESIHRIAQKHDCSPAQVLISWAVRRNTAVIPKSVNPERIQQNIDAAQVMLDEEDMKTIAGLDKHYRFINGAIWTMEGSVYNQSNLWDE from the coding sequence ATGGAAAATTTAAAATTCAAAAACGGAGATACAATGCCCGCTATCGGGCTGGGCACCTGGAAGTCTGCTCCGGGTGATGTATACAATGCAGTACTTACAGCGATACGAAGTGGCTATCGCCACATTGACTGTGCTGCTATCTATGGTAATGAGGCGGAGGTAGGAGAAGCGCTGAAAAAAGCTTTTTCGGATGGACTGGTAAAAAGAGAGGAACTCTGGGTTACTTCCAAGCTTTGGAACAGCAAACACAGAGAAGAGCAGGTGATTCCAGCGCTGGAACAGACCCTCAAAGACCTGCAACTGGAGTATGTCAACCTCTACCTGATGCACTGGCCGGTAGCCCTTAAGGAAGAAGTAGGCATAGGCTTTCCGGAGGGTCCCGATCAGTTGCTTAGTCTGGAAGAAATTCCGCTTGCAGAAACCTGGATAGGCCTGGAAAAGACACAGCAAAAAGGCATGGCTAAACATATTGGTGTGTCTAATTTTAGTATCAAGAAGTTGGAAGACCTCATTCAGCACGGCACCAGCAGACCTGAGATGAACCAGGTAGAGATGCATCCCTACCTTCAGCAAAATGAGCTGGTCGCTTTTTGTAAAGAAGAAGGGATACATATTACCGCTTACTCTCCTCTAGGCTCCGGCGACAGACCGGCACGTTCCAAGGCAGCAGATGCCCCGGTACTGATGGAAGATGAAAGCATCCATCGTATTGCCCAAAAACATGATTGCTCACCCGCTCAGGTGCTCATTAGTTGGGCCGTACGCAGAAATACTGCCGTCATTCCCAAGTCCGTAAATCCTGAGCGTATTCAGCAAAATATTGATGCCGCCCAGGTCATGCTGGATGAGGAGGATATGAAGACCATCGCTGGTCTGGACAAACATTATCGCTTTATCAACGGAGCCATCTGGACTATGGAAGGCAGTGTGTACAATCAATCTAATCTTTGGGATGAGTAA
- a CDS encoding peptide deformylase: protein MKSDKILLLGDPRLYKKSRELSPEELPLIQSVVKDLHDILFEFKAKYGAFRAIAAPQIGQMIRLIYMHIDKPVVIINPKFTYLSEEKFELWDDCMCFPNLLVKVERHQSCVMEYLDENFKPQQIEAKGPLSELLQHEYDHLEGILATQRALDQHAFRWRKEIETSF from the coding sequence ATGAAATCTGACAAGATTCTCTTACTGGGTGATCCCCGGCTCTATAAAAAAAGCAGAGAACTCAGTCCGGAAGAATTGCCACTGATACAATCAGTAGTCAAAGACCTGCATGACATTTTATTTGAATTCAAAGCCAAATACGGCGCTTTCCGGGCAATTGCTGCTCCGCAAATCGGGCAGATGATCCGGCTGATTTATATGCACATTGATAAGCCTGTGGTGATCATCAATCCAAAGTTTACTTATCTTAGTGAGGAGAAATTTGAGCTGTGGGATGACTGCATGTGCTTTCCCAACCTGCTGGTGAAGGTAGAACGCCACCAAAGCTGTGTGATGGAGTACCTGGACGAAAATTTTAAACCACAACAAATTGAAGCAAAAGGTCCCTTGTCTGAGCTGCTTCAGCATGAATACGATCACCTGGAAGGCATACTGGCTACGCAGCGTGCTTTGGATCAGCATGCTTTTCGCTGGAGAAAAGAGATAGAAACGTCTTTTTGA
- a CDS encoding Crp/Fnr family transcriptional regulator, with the protein MDNLKKYLATITDFSEQSWAALCHCLTEVEFQRNEQLLKEGQTCHSIFFISSGLCKSFYNMDGKEINTAFYFENDFATNIKSLITASKSEYTIKACEKTKVVQLDKAKLLEAYNNSHQIETFGRKVLEQMIAKQEEHSDSFKLLTPKQRFDSLVLKHPNFLQRVSLTQTASYLGISRETLSRFRALKSTL; encoded by the coding sequence ATGGATAATCTAAAAAAATATCTGGCAACCATAACTGACTTTTCAGAACAAAGCTGGGCCGCTTTATGCCATTGTTTAACAGAAGTAGAATTTCAAAGAAACGAACAATTATTGAAAGAGGGACAAACCTGCCATTCAATTTTTTTCATCAGTTCGGGACTTTGCAAATCGTTCTACAATATGGATGGAAAGGAAATTAATACTGCTTTTTATTTTGAAAATGATTTTGCAACTAACATCAAAAGCCTGATCACAGCTTCAAAATCAGAGTACACCATCAAGGCTTGCGAGAAAACAAAAGTAGTGCAGCTTGACAAAGCAAAACTTTTAGAAGCATACAATAACTCACACCAAATTGAAACATTTGGAAGAAAGGTATTAGAACAAATGATAGCAAAACAGGAAGAACATTCCGACTCTTTCAAACTATTGACGCCCAAGCAAAGATTTGACTCATTAGTTTTGAAACACCCCAACTTTCTACAAAGAGTTTCACTAACTCAAACCGCATCTTATCTAGGCATTAGCAGAGAAACTTTGAGCAGGTTTCGTGCCCTAAAATCAACTTTGTGA
- a CDS encoding serine hydrolase domain-containing protein, whose translation MTKKRVKRILRIVLLIGTLISMFFVPWILVWAWILPLPDTVQEQVHEAIDHEFDGIIVYVDESGKPPAFYSAGWHDRQHKIPADPQALFKIASISKLYDAVAITRLVNDQRLSLDKTLADYFPELVGRIENAERITLRMMVQHRSGIPNLTDTPNFWTNPPESSEEALARVLDLPANFEPGEDYEYSNTNYLLISELIEKLAETSKSQYIREEILVPLGLKHTFGSLSEVDIDNVMSGYYVGIEDDIKTANYGSMLATAEDVGIFLRALNDGSLFEEGEQEIYSSIYVYEHTGLIPGYQSIAKYHKDIDTIVIQFVNTTNFDGYTWNLSEIVYNRIVKILRREKIS comes from the coding sequence ATGACGAAGAAACGAGTAAAACGAATACTGAGAATAGTATTACTTATTGGAACCCTAATCTCCATGTTTTTTGTGCCATGGATTTTGGTATGGGCTTGGATATTACCACTACCAGATACGGTTCAGGAACAGGTACATGAAGCAATTGATCATGAATTTGATGGAATCATTGTTTATGTGGACGAATCTGGCAAGCCACCAGCCTTTTATTCAGCTGGCTGGCATGACCGGCAACATAAAATACCTGCTGATCCGCAAGCCTTATTCAAGATTGCCAGTATCAGCAAGTTATATGATGCTGTTGCGATCACCAGATTGGTCAATGACCAACGTTTGTCTTTGGACAAAACGCTCGCTGATTACTTTCCGGAGCTTGTCGGAAGAATTGAAAATGCAGAAAGAATTACTCTGCGCATGATGGTGCAGCATCGAAGTGGTATTCCTAATTTAACTGACACCCCAAATTTTTGGACAAACCCACCAGAAAGCAGTGAAGAGGCGCTTGCGCGAGTACTTGATTTGCCGGCTAACTTTGAACCAGGGGAAGACTATGAATATTCAAACACCAATTATTTATTGATCTCTGAACTCATTGAAAAGTTAGCTGAAACGAGCAAATCACAATATATCAGGGAAGAAATTTTAGTGCCTCTTGGATTGAAGCATACTTTCGGTTCACTGAGTGAAGTGGATATAGACAATGTCATGAGTGGTTACTACGTGGGCATTGAGGACGACATCAAGACGGCTAATTATGGCTCAATGTTAGCAACAGCAGAAGATGTGGGCATATTCTTGCGGGCATTAAACGATGGGTCATTGTTTGAAGAAGGGGAGCAAGAAATCTATTCCTCCATTTACGTGTACGAACATACGGGACTGATTCCCGGCTATCAAAGTATAGCAAAATACCACAAAGACATTGATACGATTGTCATTCAATTTGTGAATACAACTAATTTTGATGGATACACCTGGAATTTATCTGAAATCGTATATAATCGTATTGTAAAAATATTGAGAAGAGAAAAAATCTCATAA